A stretch of the Arachis stenosperma cultivar V10309 chromosome 6, arast.V10309.gnm1.PFL2, whole genome shotgun sequence genome encodes the following:
- the LOC130935960 gene encoding uncharacterized protein LOC130935960 has translation MSAAAKQILADHPEPKSEQLLPPDLPAPETLPLDQPHLDPSEPEAKQNLDHHEEKEGKVEEAEEEEEEGECGFCLFMKGGGCRESFIEWEKCTEEAEKNKEDIVEKCINITAALKQCMEAHFDYYEPILRAEKAAEQQAIAELKKEAMEKESKEQDRASSDSDQK, from the coding sequence ATGTCCGCCGCCGCCAAGCAAATCCTAGCCGACCACCCTGAACCCAAATCTGAGCAGCTCCTCCCTCCGGATCTGCCAGCTCCGGAGACTCTCCCGTTGGATCAGCCTCACTTGGACCCTTCCGAACCCGAAGCAAAGCAAAATCTCGATCACCATGAAgaaaaggaagggaaagtaGAAGAAgcggaagaagaagaagaagaaggagagtgCGGATTCTGCTTGTTCATGAAAGGTGGCGGTTGCAGGGAATCGTTCATCGAGTGGGAGAAGTGCACTGAGGAAGCGGAGAAGAACAAAGAAGACATCGTTGAGAAATGCATCAATATCACTGCGGCGCTGAAGCAGTGTATGGAGGCTCATTTCGATTACTACGAACCCATCCTCCGCGCCGAGAAAGCCGCCGAGCAGCAAGCCATCGCGGAATTGAAGAAAGAAGCCATGGAGAAAGAGTCCAAGGAGCAAGATAGGGCTTCTTCTGATTCTGATCAAAAGTGA
- the LOC130932474 gene encoding calvin cycle protein CP12-2, chloroplastic-like translates to MATISGLISRSTPRVVVFNASSSESPRNCHVVKFPAGMTGSGRLASVRPVRTAPEKISEKVAESIKNAQETCSEDPASGECVAAWDEVEELSAAASHARDRLKDSDPLEDFCKDNPETIECKTHDN, encoded by the coding sequence ATGGCAACAATTTCAGGTCTTATTAGCCGTTCAACGCCCAGGGTTGTAGTTTTCAACGCATCATCGTCCGAGTCGCCGCGAAACTGCCACGTCGTCAAGTTCCCCGCGGGAATGACCGGATCTGGTCGCTTGGCGAGTGTTCGGCCAGTGAGGACGGCGCCGGAGAAAATATCGGAGAAAGTGGCGGAGAGCATAAAGAACGCGCAGGAGACGTGCTCGGAGGATCCGGCGAGCGGAGAGTGCGTGGCGGCGTGGGATGAGGTAGAGGAGCTGAGCGCCGCCGCCAGCCACGCCAGGGACAGGCTGAAGGACTCAGATCCGCTTGAGGATTTCTGTAAGGACAACCCGGAGACCATCGAGTGCAAGACTCATGATAACTGA
- the LOC130935428 gene encoding bZIP transcription factor 53, giving the protein MAPIQRALSSGSEGSGDPPIVLDERKRKRMLSNRESARRSRMRKQKQLEDLTEEVTKLQSANKNLAEAIKAKEEAMTETEAANGVLRAQMTELTDRLRFLNSILEIAEDVSGLSVDIPEIPDPLLKPWQIPHPIQPIMASADMFLH; this is encoded by the coding sequence ATGGCTCCGATCCAGCGCGCGTTGAGTTCGGGATCGGAAGGTAGCGGAGATCCACCGATAGTGTTGGACgaaaggaagaggaagaggatgCTCTCGAATCGTGAATCTGCACGCCGTTCGAGGATGAGGAAGCAAAAGCAGCTGGAGGATCTCACCGAAGAGGTGACGAAGCTGCAGTCGGCGAACAAGAACCTGGCGGAGGCCATCAAGGCGAAGGAGGAAGCCATGACGGAGACTGAGGCCGCCAACGGCGTCCTTAGGGCTCAGATGACGGAGCTTACCGACCGTCTCCGGTTCCTCAACTCTATCCTTGAGATCGCCGAGGATGTCAGTGGACTTTCCGTCGATATACCTGAGATTCCGGATCCGCTTCTGAAGCCATGGCAGATCCCTCACCCGATTCAACCAATCATGGCTTCCGCAGACATGTTCCTGCATTGA
- the LOC130933619 gene encoding agamous-like MADS-box protein AGL62 has protein sequence MVSSQATTRRRKIEIKRVEQSNKRHVTFSKRKLGLFNKVTELSILCQAETALIISSQNGKLYACGYPSPDAVIWRFLYGGDSSPPQRNDVRFLKKKQKENVEAQRAQYESAQEALKEEKKRLDETKKERNSDNNGGCLGFSQWWENPIDDMDLEELVKFKKSLEQLKTNLIAATDNKINMFQQMMMPSPVAAPSSLIMAPMQTRFSNFNSVLNNNHGGFSAVYQPQQQAYWNWTRNNVINNNGIIASSSSNNLNPLLGRWDSGNNAIMVDVNGNGSSGCSFFS, from the coding sequence ATGGTTTCTTCCCAAGCCACAACACGTAGAAGGAAGATTGAGATCAAGAGAGTTGAACAAAGCAACAAGCGCCACGTTACCTTCTCCAAGAGAAAGTTAGGGCTTTTCAACAAGGTCACGGAGCTCTCCATCCTCTGCCAGGCGGAAACCGCCTTAATCATCTCGTCGCAAAACGGAAAGCTTTACGCGTGTGGTTATCCCTCGCCGGATGCCGTGATCTGGCGTTTCCTCTATGGAGGAGATTCCTCGCCTCCGCAAAGGAACGACGTGCGattcttgaagaagaagcaaaagGAGAATGTGGAAGCTCAAAGGGCGCAGTACGAGTCTGCTCAAGAAGCCCTCAAAGAAGAGAAGAAGCGACTCGACGAGACCAAGAAGGAAAGAAACAGCGACAACAATGGCGGTTGCTTAGGGTTTTCGCAGTGGTGGGAGAATCCAATTGATGATATGGATTTGGAGGAGCTCGTCAAGTTCAAAAAATCGTTGGAACAGTTGAAGACGAACCTGATTGCAGCCACTGACAATAAGATCAACATGTTCCAACAAATGATGATGCCGTCACCAGTTGCTGCTCCTTCTTCTTTAATCATGGCTCCAATGCAAACTAGGTTTTCCAATTTTAATTCAGTCTTGAATAATAATCACGGTGGATTCAGCGCTGTTTATCAACCACAACAGCAAGCATATTGGAATTGGACCCGTAATAACGTCATCAATAATAATGGAATAATTGCTAGTAGTAGTAGTAACAATCTTAATCCTTTATTAGGAAGATGGGATTCTGGGAACAATGCTATTATGGTTGATGTTAATGGTAACGGGAGTAGTGGTTGTTCCTTTTTTTCTTAA
- the LOC130933620 gene encoding vacuolar protein sorting-associated protein 51 homolog, which produces MGSDGDGDAPLLDDKAKRMRDLLSSFYAPNPSMLSHSPTASSKHSTPDDINSSSFDPNHYMNILVNNSNLEGLLKRHVDMAAEIKNLDTDLQMLVYENYNKFISATDTIKRMKSNILGMEGNMEYLLEKIMSVQSRSDSVNTSLFEKREHIEKLHRTCNLLRKVQFIYDLPDRLGKCIKSEAYADAVRFYTGAMPIFKAYGDSSFHDCKRASDEAIAIIVKNLQEKLFSDSEPIQVRAEAALLLKQLDFPVDNLKTKLLERLEHSLRDIQLKPEEIKNASPSAREVAILEFVEAIHAFRVIFPDSETQLVKIAKGLITRDFVITEEYVTTRICAADLLGVLRVIWNESLLMDEVLQDSALSDHFLEGAKAAVKLYVESAFSQLLLDISDCLLKILKRDETEEYSLETALDASTKLALQGGRNLLLDVCKILDDGSGIIDKLREPIIDWVQEGLQDFFRQLEDQFQSFSGKNNSSATQIHGLTEAAAFAGLVLVLAQLSAFIEQTAIPKINEELAVSFSAGPYEYGPAFVPGEISRKFRSAGDKFLQQYINIRTQRISLLQKKRFATPKWVKHKEPREVHMFVDLFLQELKVIVNEVKQVLPQDMRKHRRSNASSASSKSNSFREEKLLHRSNTQRARSQLLETHLAKLFKQKVEIFTKVEHTQESVVMTIVKLSLKSLQEFVRLQTFNRSGFQQIQLDMQFLRTPLREIVEDEAAMDFLLDEVIVAATERCLDPIPLESPILDKLIQAKLAKSLEENTSSS; this is translated from the exons ATGGGGAGCGATGGCGACGGTGATGCACCATTATTGGACGACAAAGCAAAGCGAATGAGGGATCTGCTATCCAGTTTTTACGCTCCAAACCCCTCAATGTTGTCTCATTCCCCCACCGCCTCCTCCAAGCATTCAACACCCGACGATATCAACTCCTCCTCCTTCGATCCCAACCATTACATGAACATTCTCGTCAATAACTCCAACTTGGAAGGCCTTCTCAAGCGCCACGTTGATATGGCCGCTGAGATCAAGAATCTCGACACCGACTTGCAGATGCTTGTTTACGAGAATTACAACAAGTTCATCAGCGCCACTGATACTATCAAGAG GATGAAAAGTAATATTTTGGGGATGGAGGGAAATATGGAGTACCTTCTTGAAAAA ATCATGTCTGTACAGTCCAGGAGTGACAGTGTTAACACTTCTTTATTTGAGAAGAGGGAGCACATTGAGAAATTGCATCGCACTTGTAATCTTCTTCGAAAAGTTCAG TTCATATATGATCTACCTGATAGACTTGGCAAGTGCATCAAATCAGAAGCCTATGCGGATGCTGTCAGATTCTACACTGGTGCAATGCCAATTTTTAAG GCATATGGAGACTCTTCATTCCATGATTGTAAGCGAGCATCCGATGAAGCAATAGCTATCATAGTTAAAAACTTGCAG GAAAAGCTGTTTTCAGATTCTGAACCTATACAAGTGAGAGCTGAGGCTGCATTGCTGCTTAAGCAGTTGGATTTTCCG GTGGACAATTTGAAGACAAAGCTGTTAGAGAGGTTGGAACATTCCCTTAGAGACATTCAACTGAAACCTGAAGAGATAAAGAATGCTTCACCCTCTGCACGTGAG GTAGCTATTCTCGAATTTGTGGAGGCTATTCATGCATTTCGAGTAATTTTCCCAGATTCAGAAACTCAATTAGTTAAAATTGCTAAAGGCTTGATTACCAG GGACTTTGTAATTACCGAGGAGTATGTAACGACTAGAATTTGTGCGGCAGATCTACTAGGTGTTCTTC GAGTTATTTGGAATGAATCACTCCTGATGGACGAGGTCTTGCAGGATTCAGCTCTATCTGATCATTTTCTTGAG GGTGCTAAGGCTGCTGTCAAGCTATATGTGGAAAGTGCATTTTCTCAACTTTTGCTAGATATCTCAG ATTGcctcttaaaaattttgaaacgAGATGAAACAGAAGAGTACTCCCTGGAAACTGCTCTAGATGCTAGCACAAAACTTGCTCTCCAAGGAGGCAGGAACCTCTTGCTG GATGTTTGCAAGATTCTAGATGATGGCTCAGGGATTATAGACAAACTAAGAGAGCCAATAATTGATTGGGTACAAGAAGGGTTACAAGATTTTTTCAGGCAACTTGAGGATCAGTTCCAATCGTTTTCAGGGAAGAATAATTCTTCAGCTACACAAATTCATGGGCTGACAGAGGCAGCTGCTTTTGCTGGCCTTGTCCTAGTGCTGGCTCAATTGTCTGCTTTCATTGAACAAACTGCCATCCCTAAGATCAACGAG GAATTAGCAGTTTCTTTTTCTGCTGGTCCATATGAATATGGACCCGCCTTTGTTCCGGGAGAGATCTCTCGAAAATTTAGATCAGCTGGTGACAAGTTCCTACAGCAG TACATAAATATTCGAACTCAACGAATATCACTACTCCAGAAGAAGAGATTTGCCACACCTAAATGGGTTAAG CATAAGGAGCCAAGAGAAGTTCATATGTTTGTTGATCTATTTCTACAAGAG CTCAAGGTCATAGTCAATGAAGTGAAGCAGGTTTTGCCTCAAGATATGCGAAAGCATCGTAGAAGTAACGCAAGCAGTGCTTCGTCGAAAAGTAATTCCTTCCGAGAGGAGAAATTATTGCACCGCTCAAATACTCAAAGGGCGAGGAGCCAGCTTCTGGAAACACATTTAGCCAAACTGTTTAAGCAAAAAGTTGAAATTTTCACAAAAGTAGAACACACCCAG GAATCAGTTGTAATGACCATAGTTAAATTATCCCTTAAAAGTTTACAAGAATTTGTAAGGCTTCAGACTTTTAACCGGAGTGGATTTCAGCAAATTCAATTGGATATGCAGTTCCTAAGGACTCCTTTAAGGGAAATAGTTGAAGATGAAGCTGCAATGGATTTCTTGCTTGATGAG GTGATTGTTGCTGCTACAGAGAGGTGCCTTGATCCAATTCCATTGGAGTCCCCCATTCTGGACAAACTAATTCAAGCAAAGCTGGCAAAATCTTTGGAGGAGAACACATCCTCTTCATAA